A genomic region of Capra hircus breed San Clemente chromosome 19, ASM170441v1, whole genome shotgun sequence contains the following coding sequences:
- the BIRC5 gene encoding baculoviral IAP repeat-containing protein 5, translating to MGAQSLPPAWQLYLKDHRVSTFKNWPFLEGCACTPERMAAAGFIHCPTENEPDLAQCFFCFKELEGWEPDDDPIEEHKKHSSGCAFLSVKKQFEELTLSEFLKLDKERTKNKIAKETNNKQKEFEETAKKVRCAIEQLAALE from the exons ATGGGTGCCCAGTCGTTACCCCCGGCCTGGCAGCTCTACCTCAAGGACCATCGCGTCTCCACGTTTAAGAACTGGCCCTTCTTAGAGGGCTGCGCCTGCACCCCGGAGCGG ATGGCCGCGGCAGGCTTCATCCACTGTCCCACTGAGAACGAGCCCGACTTGGCTCAGTGTTTCTTCTGCTTCAAGGAGTTGGAAGGCTGGGAACCAGACGACGACCCTAT AGAAGAACATAAAAAGCATTCATCTGGTTGTGCTTTCCTTTCTGTCAAGAAGCAGTTTGAAGAATTAACCCTCAGTGAATTTTTGAAACTGGATAAAGAAAGAACCAAGAACAAAATC GCAAAGGAAACCAACAATAAGCAGAAAGAATTTGAAGAAACTGCAAAGAAAGTCCGCTGTGCCATTGAGCAGCTGGCTGCCTTGGAGTGA
- the TMEM235 gene encoding transmembrane protein 235, whose protein sequence is MARLGALLLAAALGALLSFALLAAAVASDYWYLLEVADAGNRSGHGQLSSHSGLWRICEGHNSCIPLIDPFSSESLDASASVQHLISLHRAVLVVLPVSLVLIVCGWICGLLSSLAQNIPLLLFTGCYFLLGGTLTLAGLITYISYSQLAFEETARQYGPQHVQDVCISFGWSLALACGSCAAESLSGVLLLAVARALSLGGQPGDPHSVVI, encoded by the exons ATGGCGCGGCTGGGCGCGCTGCTCCTGGCCGCTGCCCTGGGCGCGCTGCTCAGCTTCGCGCTGCTGGCGGCCGCCGTGGCGAGCGACTACTGGTACCTCCTGGAGGTGGCGGACGCCGGCAACCGCAGCGGCCACGGGCAGCTCTCCTCCCACTCGGGGCTCTGGCGCATCTGCGAAG GGCACAACAGCTGCATCCCCCTGATCGACCCCTTCTCCAGTGAGAGCCTGGACGCCTCTGCTTCGGTGCAGCACCTCATCT CGCTGCACCGAGCCGTCTTGGTGGTCCTGCCCGTGAGCCTCGTCCTCATTGTGTGCGGCTGGATCTGTGGCCTCCTCAGCTCCCTGGCCCAGAACATCCCTCTGCTGCTCTTCACTGGCTGCTACTTCTTGCTGGGGG GCACCCTGACCCTGGCAGGGCTCATCACCTACATCAGCTACTCACAGCTGGCCTTCGAGGAGACGGCCCGCCAATACGGCCCCCAGCACGTGCAGGACGTCTGCATCAGCTTCGGCTGGTCCCTGGCCCTGGCCTGCGGCTCCTGCGCTGCGGAGTCACTCAGCGGCGTCCTCCTGCTCGCAGTGGCCCGAGCCCTCAGCCTGGGCGGGCAGCCGGGCGACCCCCACTCTGTGGTCATCTGA